The following DNA comes from Vigna radiata var. radiata cultivar VC1973A chromosome 4, Vradiata_ver6, whole genome shotgun sequence.
attttactgtttaaatcataatttaaattatggaaatttaaattttaaaccattttcaataaataaaataaaaagtacagAAGAAATTAACATGGCCGGtctctatataaatatattattttctttatgaagGTGcataatttttgaacaattattttatatatcctTTACAAAACcttcttttgataaaaaagaagaagataacaTATAACATTCTCTTCTTATAAACAATTATTCTCTTATTACTttcttctttaataaaaaagaatctataaaagtaataatagtcTTAAGACTTTAGAGGTTTATTAAATTTGGAACATGTACaagataagttttaaaattttaaatccacttctactattattaatttgattttattgattCTATTTTCAaccttaatttttatattttagtttaaaattaattttaagcaaaataaaaagCCTTGgtcttaaaattattattattattattattgtgaattattttcattatattaactatataggattttaaattaaattttatttttatttctgcaTTGATTTATTCTTCAATACATGacacaatattaaaatatgttatttaattactACTTAGTTATATAGTAGTTAATAAATCATATCTCAATATCTTCTccagttaaaattagtgtaattttaaaaagaagtatttttaaatctatCCAATAAGCATAATGCTTGTGCATTTCAAAGAAAATCCAAATCATTGAAGAAAAGTAACTTGCTTTCCAGAACACTCAAATCAAAGGAAGAATCTGGAAAACACGCATGTCGACATCATGTTAACATTATGAACTAAACTTTGATGTCTTTCTGCTCATAAGAATTTTCTCTGTATgtttttcactattttaaaattttattaaaatataataattgatattagtTTTTCTTGATAAACTATTCACAATATCTACATAATTTATGTGGGTATTAAACTCCTGTATGtactatattttgtttaaattaggttaaaaatacaaaataaataaataaacataggAAAAAAATGTTCTGGTGGCATCCATAGCATTCAGATATGAAAACCAGCTAATATATTGAATCACTTTGAGAACATTCAGATATGAAAACCGCAGTCTTAATTATttcttaacttatttttttaattcacagttcttatttagaaaatttatgaaatatatgaaCATACGACATTGCAAGTTCCAACCAGGACCTGCTGTGCTCACACGTGATATTCGTTCCTCCGAATATTCCATCCAGTACTCAGAATACAACGATGTTCATTCGCCACATTTCTGTGCATTAAGCATCATTTTACTAAGTATTTAAATAGCtacatgaaaattttcaaatattattcttatatgataaaataaaattctttttagtCAAAGATATTACTTCTATCTTATAAATTCAATTGTtgctattatattattttcataaattgaaaaaatagatAGGATAGTACACCAATTCCCCCCGggagttgattttttttcatgtcaATTTATCACATCTTAAAAAATAGTACTCCATTGTTTTCAAGTATATATTTTTGacaaatcttatttatttaccattttcaaaatttacaatgACAATATCCTTTTCTTATCCATTGTTTTCTTGCATTacctttaatatataataagaataatataaaaaaaacatcaatattagaaaaaaaaaacatagtctttaaaaattaaactcaaacaaTATAGTGAGTGATGGTACTAAAATGGACAAACTCAAagttctaatttaatttttacactGCAATTTCGTAAAATAGATCCTTCCCTGAATAGCAGAAACAAAactatgattattttattaaattataataatcataatcTAATAAACACTTCTACTTGGATCATCTTGTCCGAACAGCACACCACTGCCAGTTTCAAAGACTGTGTTGTCGAACCCCACCAACCTGCAACTAACGCCGTTCACAGCCATCCGAACCGGGTCTGCGGATCTGCGACACGGACCAAACCACTTATTCTGCATGTACAGGTTCTTCCTCCAGGGTGGAATTGGAAGACCCTTGTTCCTAAAACAGTGTCTCAACGCCTCACACACCGTGAAAACTATGCGCTTCAGCTCCTCGGCGCATCCAACAAAGATGCAGGGAACGGCAGCCAGTACCTCCGAGAACCTTTGCGTAGGCCGAGCGATCTCAAACTGTGTGCGGAAGTCAAGGTCCACGAAGTACCGCCACGTGGTGCTTCCAGATTGAACCACGTCGATGAACTCGTGGTTCCCACCACATGTGTCCGGCGTGGTCTCGCATACCATAGCGTTGTGCCGCCTGTCCCGGAGAAACACTGCCACCTTCTGATGGAAGAGCCTTGCGTTTTGCTCCTTCAGAATCGCAAACTTCTCAACAGCCTCAGAAACATGCGCGATAAGTAAGTTCTGGTAAGAGTCAGCATTGTAGAGTGAGATTGCGACCCTGGCTGCGTCACTCGCGATATCGTCTGAGCCTTTAACTGAGTCAACTCGGTCACAGTCGGAGTCATCAAAGACTTTATCCTCGCTATTAGTGTCTTCTTCTAGGAAACCGTGGACGAGATTAGACAGGGAGAGAGAGTCGCCGGAACATTGGGTACTGGTGGAGTTAAAATTCCAGTGACCGATGAGTCGGGCTCGAGCCTGGTTGTCGAAGGGATCAGTGACTCGTTTCTTTCTTGGGAAAGTGGGCATTGGATTAGTTTGAGAGAAAAAGGGAGAATTTTTTGAAGTGGGTTTTGAGGTGAGTGGTGAGAGAAAGGTGGTGGTTTTGAACAGAGGGGAAAAAGAAATGTAATAATGGATAATAGAGAAGAATTTCCTGGAGAATATTCGTGGAAACTAGTTTTCATTTTGGTGATgccatttttaattaaaaattaatttataatgtgCTTCAAAGAGTTGGCATATCCTTTTTAATATCGAAGTACAGTTGATAGAGAAGCAGTACaagttcagaaaaaaaaaatattttatatttttatattttattttttattaaaaaaatagtataaacaagTGTAACTGTTATTAATATACCAGTCCTCctaggaaaaataaacatgcctaaaactttaaaatctattcagtaaagttattttttttttaatatttctgaaAACCAACACAAATATCAATACTGTGGTAAATCTGTATAGTTCAAAGACAAATATTTTCTCTGAAGTGCACCTCCTACCTAACTTAATCTtaaatgacaaataaataacaaaaagctgataaaaaaaaatacacactattaaaatatacaagtgTGGTGCTAAGAAACTAAAGACAGTGAAGGATCTCCAAGATAAGAAGGCTTAAATGAATTTAAGGAAATGTAGAAAATGTTTTCATTCATGCATTGTTTTgataaccaaaaataaatatggtGTGTTTATATTGGTAGGACAAGCTAAATTGTTTGGCAGGTCAGCTGTTCATCGAGTGGTCTAGAATCGGTGCATTAGGATTCACATTAAGCAATTGTTTGATTAGGTATAGAAGATAACCTAATAAACACTTAAAAACTTTAAGTATCATTTATAATCAagtttataagtaaaatatgtttattagaTATTGAGTCATGATTAAgactatattaattataagttcatttcaaaatctataaatacaagtttgaaGTAAGAAAGTAGGTGATTGTATTTATTGTGAACTTCAGATTTTATTGTGCTAACTGAACGATTGAAATACTGACTTGAGAGTCGAAGTCCCTTTGGCAAGTACACCCATGCACGACTTGAAGACGGAGTATTAAAGACTTGAAAAATTGTGTAACCAAGATTGAAGACAACGTTAGGAGGCTTGAAGAAATGTGTGAAGAAGTGTTTTGATTATAATTCCTAACCCCACACTCAAAACATTTTGACACACACATGGGGCCGAAGGATCCTAAAGAAAACCCAATGATGACCATAAGAAACATGAACTCCGAGGAACCGACTGAGATGATCATGACATTCCAATAGAAGATGTTAAAAATGCAGCAACGGTACGAAGAAGAGTTAGCAACCTTGCGTGCCAAGAATGCGGCCAACGTCGAGAATGCCGCTGGGGCTGAAAACGCAACCGTCCGGTTGGAATAGACCGCCCAACATTCTATCCCGACAAGAATGAAACAACCTGCATGAACCAAACTTAGGGATAATATCCTGAAAACCGTGTAGGAGGACAACACAGGGTCTAACAAGGAGCGCCACCCGGTGCAAATAGAGCATATGATTTAAACAACCATTTCCCCTCCATAGAGATTACAGAAATCCAACCCCGCTTGATGATCTATTGAGTGTGGAAGAAATGGAGGAAAGTGTCGGGATAAGGGTGAGATCCAAAGCAACGCATATCACCCTAAATGCTTGCATGCACACCCAACCGTTCAGATGTAGCTGGGTGGGAGCCAAGTTTAATTCCCTCAACACAACCGCTTGTAAATTGGTGAAGGGAACCCGAATATACATTTGGGCGAAGGGGAAAGTGTACATGAAGAAAAAATCCTCAGCGCTCTTCCGCTTCCCATGATAAACCCATTCGTTCCCCTTGTAAATCATCATCTTGATCAATGATGCATCCTCCCCATTTCGCACAATACAGACCTGTTCGGCCCAGCCCTCCAAGTTCCTCCTCGTACAGAAAGAGGTGACATACTCAACCACCTCGCGGGACGCCCATTCATAACCTGTTATCATCGGCAGGGCGCCTTGGCATTCCTCCCCCTTGTTACGGGCGTCAACCTCCACCCCACTATAGTGTAAACCTGTTGTGACCTTATGCACAACCTTATCAATATCTACTGTGGCCAAGTTGTCAATTAAGATACCATCCTGCTCTGTTGTCTCTAAGATCGAGGAGGACACAAAGCTTAGAGACAAAGACCGCGAGTCATCACCAACAAACCTCTTGTCACCCCTTCCTGATGGCTCTTCAGACGAAGATAGTCGGACAATCAACATTTTATTAcctaaaatgaagaaataatcTTGCGTTATGTAGAGCGAGTAGGagaaaatggtgaaaatgattGGAAAGGTCACccttatttatagaaaaataatctaTAATCATCAAGGGCCATCCACCTTTAGACTGACACCATTTGACGATCCAAATTGCGTACCTCTGTAAGTTCTCCTAGGTGCGAAACATGAAGCGGTGCACGCCTCTTCTCGCCAACAGTCACTTCCAAATACATTTTGAAAGTAGTCGAACGGGATAAACCTTGCGTGCCAAGTGTGAGGACCTTCAACGTATACGGCCAACCATGCCAAAGAGATCACCTGTCAAACCCTAGTGCCAAATACTTCTAGCTCGGGCTTGGGGGTCCTGTGTACTGTATAACCACCTGGTCAATTATTGAGCGAGTTGCCTAGGACCAGCTCATTGGGGCTCGCATCAAGCAACCGTTCGACTAAGTACCGaggatatatatatagtatttagATATGGAATATTAGATAAAggtcaaaagaaaataaaaatggagaagaatatagataaataagagAATGGAAATTAATGTTTGCAACGATGCAAATCATAATAATGTAAATTGTTAAGGATAAAACAAGAACGAGTAAAGGAAAATTATGGAAGTAATAACCCAAATTACTACATTTATCACTGGATTTTCCATTTCTCTTCTTCGTGGCTTTTATGCCCTTCCTGCAATCGctgagaaaaaacaaaaaccatgCACTGACCTCGTGGCTGGTggtgttgttgatgatgaagatgcGTTGAAGATGGGGGAGTTGAGCTGGAAGCAGGAAGAAGCGTTGATGATGAAGAGGCTCGCGTTTTCGGTTGCAGAAATGAAGCTGTATCCGGTTATGGGTTTGCGTATTCAGATAAGCTGCAAAGTGAGAGGAAAAGAGAAACATGTATCGGGTTACGCCTTGGTTGTATTCGGTTACAACCTTTGGTTTTAAGTGTTGTATTCAGTTAAGAGTTGGTGGATTCGATTACAAGCACGGTTCAAGCTTGCTACATCCACTGCATCCTTCGTCCATGGTTGCTGCAACTCCGTTCTCCAGCACGACATGACGCTCATTACCTCTCCTCATTAAAATCGTTCGGCAGCGACCACCGTGCCAGAGGAACCCTTGCATGCAAGGTCGGCCTCGGAGGCAAGGCCGGTGAcgcatccttcttcttctcctcctcgTCCCATCGCCGAAGTGAATCCAACATCTCCTCTAGCGAGCTTCTTGCCAAGGAACATGGTGAAGCCTACAACACCATAGTTTCCCCCACCCCACCAACGAAAACCACCGAAATTTATCAACTTTGAATCAAAATTTGGAACCCGATAGAAATTTCACCACCCCTACTTCGACTTTCGCCGCTGCATTACTGAAAGCCCTGAAATTGAAGACAAACTTTTGAGATTCAAATCCCTGTTGGTTGGTGCAATAAGAGTCTATGGGGAATGGAAGATTTCAATTGCATATTGTAGAGGCGTGTGGCTCTTTTCTCATCAACACATGGACCtgcttttttattaatttgacagCAAATTATGCAATGCAGTTACTGTAAATAGAGGcaatattattacattattagtattttaattactttaatacttaggggcattttggtaatcttcaatttctaccaattaaactaattttttaaaacgttcacatcaattaaatcttacactaattctcacaaactttacctctaaatccactctcaattaccttcaaatccactcaaataaacacaaaaaaatgaaCCTCAAATCCCCTCAATCACTCTctttcaaatcatctcccccaatcaccctcaagtgaacacaccctaagtattatttataatcaaattcaTAAGTAAAATATGCTTATTAGGTATTGAGTCATGATTAAGAATATATTAATCATAAGTTCATctcaaaacctataaatacaagtttgaaGTAAGAAGGTAGATGATTGCATTTATTGTGAACTTCAGATTTTACTGTGCTAACTGAACGATCGAaatactgacttgagcgtcgaagtACCTTTGGCAAGTACACCCCTACACGGCTTGAAGACGGAGTATTAAAGACTTGAAAAATTGTGTAACCAAGATTGAAAACGACGTTAAGAGGCTTGAAGAAATGTGTGAAGAAGTGTTTTGATTATAATTCCTAACCCCACACTCGAAACATTTTGACACACACGTGGGGCCGAAGGATCCTAAAGAAAACCCAATGATGACCATAAGAAACATGAACTCAGAGGAACCGACTGAGATGATCATGACATTATAATAGCAGATGTTAAAAATGCAGTAACGGTACGAAGAAGAGCTAGCAACCTTGCGTGCCAAGAATGCGACCAACGTCGAGAATGTCACTGGGATTGAAAACACAACCCTCAGGTTGGAATAGACCGCTCAACATTCTATCCCGACAAGAATGAAACAACCTGCATGAACCAAACTTAGGGATAATATCCTGAAAACCGTGTAGGAGGACAACACGGGCTCTAACAAGGAGCGCCACCCGGTGCAAATAGAGCATACCATTTGAACAACCATTTCCCCTCCATAGAGATTAAAGAAATCCAACCCCGCTTGATGATTTATCGAGTGTGGAAGAAATTAAGGAAAGTGTCGGGATGAGGGTGAGAACCAAAGCGACGCATATCACCCTAAATGCTTGCATGGACACCCAACAGTTCAGATGTAGCTAGGTGGGAGCCAAATTTAATTCCCTCTACACAACCGCTTGTAAGTTGGTGAAGGGAACTCGAATGTACATTTGGGCGAAGGGGAAAGTGTACATGAAGAAAAAATTCTCAGCGCTTTTCCGCTTCCCATGATAAACCTGTTCGTTCCCCTTGTAAATCGTCATCTTGATCAATGATGCATCCTCCCCATTTCGCACAATACAGACCTGTTCGACCCAGTCCTCCAAGTTCCTCCCCGTACAGAAAGAGGTGACATACTCACCCACCTCGCGGGACACCCATTCATAACCTGTTATCATCGGCAGGGCGCCTTGGCATTCCTCCCCCTTTTTACGGGCGTCAACCTGCACCCCACTATAGTGTAAACCTGTTGTGACCTTATGCACGACCTTATCAGTATCTACTTTGGCCAAGTTGTCAATTGAGACACCATCCTGGTCTATTGTCTCTAAGATCGAGGAGGACACAAAGCTTAGAGACAAAGACCGCGAGTCATCACCAATAAACCTCTTGTCACCCCTTCCTGATGACTCTTCAGACAAAGATAGTCGGACAATCGACATTTTATTAcctaaaatgaagaaataatcTTGCGGTATGTAGAGGGAGTAGGAGAAAAGGGTGAAAGTGACAGGAAAGGTCACCcctatatatagaaaaataatctaTAATCATTAAGGGCCATCCACCTTTAGACTGACATCATCTGACGGTCCAAATTGTGTACATCTGTAAGTTCTCCTAGGTGCGAAACATGAAGCGGTGCACGCCTCTTGTCGCCAACAATCACTTCTAAATACATTTTGAAAGTAGTCGAACGGGGTAAACCCCGGGTGCCAAGTGTGAGGACCTTCAACGCAGATGGCCAACCATGCCAAAGAGATCACCTGTCAAACCCCAATGCCAAATACTTCTAGCTCGGGCTTGGGGGTCCTGTGTAAGGTATAACCACCTGGTCAACTATTGAGCGAGTTGCTTAGGACCAGTGCATTAGGGCTCGCATCAAGCAACCGTTTGACTAAGTACcgaggatatatatatatatatatatatatatatatatatatatatatatatatatatattgtatttagaTATGGAATAGTAGATAAAggtcaaaagaaaataaaaatggagaaaaatatagataaataagagAATTGAAATTAATGTTTGCAATAATGCAAATCATAATAATGTAAATTGTTAAGGATAAAACAAGAACGGGTAAAGGAAAATTATGGAAGTAATAACCCAAATTACTACATTTATCACTGGATTTTCCATTTCTCTTCTTCGTGGCGTTCTCAAAGTGTTTGAATCGTAACTTACGACCCTActcttttttatgttattgtCATTGTTGCAATTGAAATCATGACAGAATGACGAACCAAAAAGAATGCAGtttaaaaagagattttggaatTGGTAtcatagtttattatggaaaaactatggaaaaccataaaataagacATGGTCTACAAAAACCAAATTTTGGATCTGAAAGTCAGTTACCCATAGGAAAAGTGTTAGCAGCCTATAATGTTAATTTGAGGATAGTACCTTTActtaaacatgcaaatgaatatggttttttcaaaatatggttTACCAATTATTTGAACCTTGGTCCCCACCCAATtatgcagttttttttttttactaattttggATGATGTTAACAGATTTATATGGTAATTATTGTCATCATAGATGTGTTGTTTGTGTATTAACATGAGAATGAATATTTTTTCCTACTAAAAAACTATGTCAACAATTATTGACCTTGTGCAGAAGTTTATCTCCAGGTCTCCAATTATTTGAACCTTGGTCCCCGTCCAATTGTGCagttttttttcattgattttggaTAAGGTTGACATATTTGGTTAATTATGTGGTCATTATTGCCACCATAGATGAGTTGTTTGTGCATTAACATGaatgaatatttctttttctactaAAAATTATGTCAACAATTGGGTTGACCTTCTTGTGCAGAAGTTTATCTTTAGGTCCCCAATTATTTGAACCTTGGTCTTTGCGCAATTGTGCAGTTTTTTTTCACTGATTTTGGATCGTGTTGATTGATTTGGTTAATTACGTGGTCATAATTGCCATCATAGATGAGTTGTTTGTGCATTAACATGAGAATGACTATTTTTTCCTACTAAAAGATTATGTCAACAATTGTGTTGACCTTCTTGTGCAAATTTTATCTTTAGGTCCTTAGTTATTTGAACCTTGGTTCTCCCACCCAAttgtgtagtttttttttttactgattttggatgatgttgataaatttGGTTAACTATGTGGTCATTATTGTCATCATATATTATGTTTCGGTTAAGGGATCCGAGACTGAACTCTCCAAACTTCCCTTCGATCTCCCGATCGTTTGACACACGCCAAAAGGTTTTCGCTG
Coding sequences within:
- the LOC106759030 gene encoding uncharacterized protein LOC106759030; translation: MPTFPRKKRVTDPFDNQARARLIGHWNFNSTSTQCSGDSLSLSNLVHGFLEEDTNSEDKVFDDSDCDRVDSVKGSDDIASDAARVAISLYNADSYQNLLIAHVSEAVEKFAILKEQNARLFHQKVAVFLRDRRHNAMVCETTPDTCGGNHEFIDVVQSGSTTWRYFVDLDFRTQFEIARPTQRFSEVLAAVPCIFVGCAEELKRIVFTVCEALRHCFRNKGLPIPPWRKNLYMQNKWFGPCRRSADPVRMAVNGVSCRLVGFDNTVFETGSGVLFGQDDPSRSVY